The Arachis ipaensis cultivar K30076 chromosome B07, Araip1.1, whole genome shotgun sequence genome includes a window with the following:
- the LOC107607391 gene encoding uncharacterized protein LOC107607391, with protein sequence MEAYENSRLYKERMKAVYDRNIKRREFRAGDLVLLYNSRLRLISGKLRSRWEGPYRVKKAEPYGVFHLSHPSSPTIFKVNGHRLKLYHGEKMKSNKEVEVFLLEDAPEGEEI encoded by the coding sequence atggaagcttatgagaattcaagGCTCTACAAGGAGAGAATGAAAGCGGTGTATGATAGGAACATCAAAAGGAGAGAGTTTAGAGCTGGGGACCTAGTCCTCCTCTATAACTCAAGATTGAGGTTGATTTCAGGCAAGTtaagatcaaggtgggaaggaccTTATAGGGTGAAAAAAGCTGAGCCATATGGGGTATTCCACTTGAGTCACCCTTCAAGCCCCACAATTTTCAAGGTTAATGGTCATCGTCTGAAActttatcatggagagaagatgaaAAGCAACAAAGAGGTTGAGGTGTTCCTTCTTGAGGATGCACCCGAGGGCGAAGAGATCTGA